The Chitinophaga lutea genome contains the following window.
CCAGGAAGAATGACATCATGCGCAAAAGCTTTGGTGGATACATCACTGGCGGGCAGACGGAAGATGAAGGATTGTTTTTCGGGCAAAAAAGCAACGCGGCTTATTGCGTCACCAATCTTTCCACGCAGTTCTACCGCACGTACGACACGGCGTTTACTAGAAGGGTGTATCCCTTTGTCCGATCAGTGGCTGTCTTTTGGCAGCACTATCTCAAAAGGGAAGGCGCCCGCTACGTTATCGAGAATGATGCCATTCATGAAGGAACAATAGGCACCAGGAATCCCATTCTGACGTTAGGCCTCCTGCCGATGGTATTGAAAACCGCCATTGACATGAGCGCGCTGTTGGGCGAAGACGCGGAATTACGAAATGTCTGGCAGGAGAAAGCGGATCTCCTGGCAGATTATCCCGTACAACAACGCAATGGCAGAACTGTTTTCCGTTACAGCGAACAGGGAACCGCCTGGTGGGGAGATAATACGCTCGGCATTCAGCATATTTATCCTGCCGGTCAGATTGGCCTGAGCAGCAGCCCCAGGCTATTGGAAATTTCGCAACATACCATCCGCGAAATGAACCGCTGGCTCGACATGAACGGTTCGAATAGTTTTTTCCCCGCCGCCGTCAGGGTAGGATATAATGCCGATACCATCCTGCAGAAGTTGCGTGACTACACATTACACACATACCCGAACGGCTTCCAACTGAATAACCCTCACGGTATTGAAAATTGCAGCACTGTCCCCAATACCATCAACGAAATGCTATGCATGTCCAACCAGCATGTGTTGCGGGTATTTGCAGTGTGGCCCCGTGAAAAAGATTGCTCCTTTACGAATATCCGGAGTGAAGGGGCCTTCCTCGTTTCTGCGGCATTAAAAAACGGCGTGGTGCAATATGTAAAAGTCGTCAGCGAAAAAGGCCGCGATTGTATATTACAGAATCCCTGGCCGGGGAAAACCCTGATCGTTAAAAGCAATAAAAAAGCGACGGTAAAAAGTAGCGGGGCTATGGTAACCTTGCCCACGATAACAGGGGAAGCGTTGTTGATCACGCATCTGCAATAATGGAGGATGGGGTAAAGACCTGAAGGCTCCGAAAAAGCCCCGGTTTACCCGGGTGAGACTTCAGCGGGTTAACGCCGGGTTCTTTGCTGATAGGCTTCCAGCGCATTACCAAGTAACTTTTTTAAAGCGCCGCTGTAAATATCTTCCTGATTTCCGATCACCACGTAGCGGGAAATTTTGCCGCTTCCCTCCAGCAAATGACCCGGATCATGAAGTTCACTTCCTTTATAAAAGCCCAGTTTTAATCCTTTTTTTGAAGGGATGATCGTGCAGATCATGTCAGCATATTTTTCCCCGTAAACGTAAGCGACCATTTTAGCAGGCAAGTCAACCTGTTCGGTAACGCCGGGTAAATTTTCCAGTAGTACCTCACGTAGCTGAGTGGCCAGGCTGGAAACCTGGTCGGGGTACTGTTGTAAAAATGTGATGGCTTCCATGAGAGTGAATTTAGCAATATTTCAGGCTCGTGCCAACACAACGGCAAAACGCCTCGCCAACAGTGTACGGGCGAGGCGTTTTTTTCATCCAGGGTAACAGCTTCATCTATCCGGAAAGCTGCAGGCAACCGTTGGTAATATCAATCATCTCCAGGGATTTTTTATCCGCCTTGCTTTTGTTATGTGTGTTATGTGATTTTAGACCCGGTAAATGAGGGCGGTTTGATATGGTGTTTTCGAGATATTACTTCCCCCGATACAGAACTTAGTCAATGCTGATTTACAGTTAGATACTAATTACGAGGGGCAAATGAGGGACAATAATAAGCTAAACAAGACAAACTAAAACATAAGAAACGAACCGCCTCAGCAAATACTTTTTTGAGCTAAAAATACACTTCAAACATGTGCTTTTAGCGGTTTCATAGTACAAAATATGCTTAGTTAGGATAGCTGCATTACTTATCGGGCCGGTGAAGATTTTCCCAGTGCCAAAATGCATCAGAAAATTTTGCCTGAGCAGGATCTATAATTTCCTCATAAGGTTCTTCTACAGGCGCTATTTTAAAATTATCGGTTAGCCAGGATCTGTAAGCGTCTATATTATTGCTCAAAGAATAACTGTCCTTATCATTACTGAGCTTAAAGCATTCGCCATCCAGCACAGGTTCAATATCGTAAGTGAGTAAACGCAGGAGTTGCAATACGTTTTCAGCGACGACATCTATTCCGTTTTCCCTATCCAGTACAATTACGGGCATATCTTTAGTTTCTTTACCCAGCCTCTCATCCCACAAAGCGTAGCATGCCCCGAAGCTCGTGGCCCTTGCAAAAGGTATAACGGCGCTTATAAACGCATCGCTCTGGCTCCATGTTTTCAAAATAGAAGAATCGTATCCTCTAAGCAGGAAATATTGTGAATAATTAGCATGGCTTTGCTGAAAAGCGTAAAGCGAAACCAATTCCTGAGGGGTTTCTCTTCCCTGAAAATTCTTTTCAAATGCTTCAAAGCTCCTGTGTTTCTGTACTGTTTCATACCCCTCTTCCACATCAATATCGTATTTTATTAAAAAATCATACAGACTATCGGCATACTGATCACTGGCGACCTGCACAATGGCCGCCGCTTCTTCATCTGTTCGTACCGGTTCCAGCCCGAAGTTTGTTTTGGACCAGGCCAAAAAAGCGTCCCGGTGTTCGCTTCTGTTATCGTTTTCCCCGCCTTTATAAAAATAAGCTGAACTCCAGTCTACGAAAATTTCCACATCATAACCGAGCAGGTGGATCAAATCCGTTGTGTTTTTAGCCACCAGATGTATTCCGCCCTCATCTCCAAAAACCACAATAGGGCATTTGTCCAGGTTTTCATTAATCACCCAAATGGCATAGATGCTTCCTCCGCCTGTTGCTGTCGCGAACTCTATAAAAGAATTCAAAAAACCTTCTTCCTCTGAATAGGTCTTTAGTCCGGTCTTATCAATCGCGTTCAGGTAAAAGCCATCCGCATAGCTGCCTCCACCATACTCCTTCTCAAATTCAAAAAGTTTTTCCAGATCGTAAGGAACGCTATATATACCGAATTGTTCTCGGAAGGCATGGAAAGGGGTTTTCCCAGCATTCATATCATCTATATAGTTTACAATTTTAGTCCAGATCTGCCAGGTAAATTCTTTGATGCTATCCGGGCTACCGGCTTCGAGGTTTTTAAAACTTTCATTTTCGTTTTCCCGGTAAAAAGTAAACAAAAAGCCGCCTTCACTCCGCATGGAGATACACAGCGTATTGTCGTGCAGAATAAAGATACTGTTGCCCATTTCCTCCCCATCAGCATCGATGTAGGGCTTTTTTATGGTAATTTCCGTATCGCCAAATTCAAGGTCAAGTCCATTGTGATCATGAGCGGGAACAGTGTCAGAATTGATGATCCTAGTGAAGTTCTCTGTTGTAAAGTCGTATTTCTTCTCCATTATTCTGTCAAAGTTGAAAGCGGATTATTGCTCTGATAAAGCTACAGTTTATAAAAATAACCCACAAATTCAACAGTCTACAGTTTATTAAACTAGCGTCTACAATTTGTCTACATCCTCCTATCTTTACACCCGTAAGCCTACCGGGCAGGACTACACTAAATTGCCAGACTCGTGTCCCCTCACCTATCAGAGTGTTCTGATATTAAGTCGTTCTACTTCCCGATACAAAACTTCGAAAAGATAAAATCCAACCGGTCCTCGTTCGTCACCTCCCCCGCAATATCAGCCAGGAAGAACAGGCAGCGCCGGATGTCCAGCGCCAGCAAATCCCCCGGCAGCCGGTTATCCATGCCCTTCTTCACGTCCATCAGGGCGGCATATACTTCCTGTAATGCGGCGTAGTGGCGTACGTTGGTGATGATGGTGTTTTCGGTATTGACCGCGCCGCCCATCACGTGGGAAACGAGTTTGTCTTTCAGGTCATCGATATGCCCGTGTTGTTTGGCGGAGATGAAAATCACATCCGGCACCATCCCGAATTTCGCACGCGCCTCCTCAAACCCGAGGGTATCCGCCTTATTCCCCACCAGCAAAAACTGAATGCCTTCACGGTCGAACTCCCGCACCTGCGCGAGCAGATCGTCCACTGAGAGTTCGGACACGTCGAAGAGATACACCACAATGCCGGCCTCTCTCATTTTCTCCAGTGATTTAGCGACGCCGATGCTTTCGATGGTATCCGTGCTTTCACGGATGCCGGCGGTATCGATCAGGCGGAAGAGGATTCCGCCGATGTTGAGCACTTCCTCAATGGTATCGCGCGTGGTGCCGGCGATATCGCTGACGATGGCGCGGTTTTCATTGAGCAGCGTATTCAGCAAAGTGGATTTACCGGCGTTGGGACGCCCGATGATGGCGGTGTTGACGCCGTTTTTGATCACGTTGCCTACTTTGAAGGAATGCACGAGGCGTTCCACTTCGTTAAGCGAGTCGTCCACCAGTGTATACAGCGCCGTACGGTCGGCAAACTCCACGTCTTCCTGGCTGAAGTCCAGTTCCAGTTCTATCAGCGCGGAGAATTTGATCAGCTGCTCCCGCAGGGCGAACAGCTCTTTGGAAAAGCCGCCGCGCATCTGTTGCATCGCGGTTTGATGGGAAGCGGCGGTATTGCTGGCAATCAGGTCGGCGACAGACTCGGCCTGTGTGAGGTCGAGCTTGCCGTTCAGGAAAGCGCGCTGCGTGAATTCTCCCGGCCGGGCGAGGCGGGCGCCCATGGCGATGCAGGCTTCGAGTATCTGTTGCTGGATGTAAGGCGAACCATGGCAGGAGATTTCCACCACTTCTTCGCCGGTGTATGATTTCGGGGCGCGGTACAGGCTCACCACCACTTCGTCTATCACACGGCCGTGCAGCTGCAGGCTCCCGAAATGCAAGGTATGCCCGGGTTGCTCCGCCAGTTTTTTGGCGGGGAACAGTTTGTCTGTAATGCCGATGGCCTGTGGGCCGCTCAGCCGTATCACCGCAATGGCGCCTACGCCGGGCGCGGTGGCAATGGCTACTATCGTATCGTCGTGACCGCCTGTTTTTCCAATCATAGGCCGAAATTAAATAAAATACGCCGCACTGAAGAATGGGGCCCACCATACAATCCCCCCCAAAAAAAATTCCCCCGCCTTTACAGACGGGGGAACATGTATTCTTACTAGCGTGAGACTTATTACTACTCTTGCAGTGTAAAGCGGATCGGCAGGTTGAACTGCACAGATACCTGGCGTCCGTTCTGCTTACCGGGTTTCCACTTCGGCATTTTTTTCACCACGCGGATGGCTTCCTCTTCGAGGCCACCGCCTTTCGGGGCGCCTACGGTTTTCACATCCTTGATGGTACCTTCAGAGTCCACCACGAATGATACGAACACTGTACCGGAGATGCCGTTTTCCGTTGCCATGGGTGGGTAGCGGATGTTGTTATTGAGGTACTTGGCCAGCGCCTCTTCACCACCAGGGAAGGTCGGAGGTTGCTCCACGAACGTGAAGATCTCGTCTTTCGGGGGAGGTGCGGGTGCGTCGATTACACCGGTACCTTTACTGTCGTTGATCAATCCCGGGTCAATACCGTTGGGATCGCCTTCCACAGTTTTGGTGCTCACGGCTTTATCTTTGATCTCTTCGATCTTCACCAGTTCCTCTTCGGCTTTTACTTCTTCGTCTTTCTTGATTACCGGCGGCGTAAACTGCACGGACGGTTTTACCGGGGGCGGCGGAGCGGGCGGCGGAGGCGGCGGAGGCGGCGTTTTCGGATCATCCGGCAACTTCACGTCCTCCAGTTTGATATCCTCCACGATCGGCTTCTTTACCATATCTGAGTTGTCGCCCTTCGCATTTAAATACAGAAGGTAGCCGCCAACGATCAGCAGGGCCAGGCCCGCTGTGGCCAGAATGGAATTCCGCACGCGTTTGTCGTACTTCTTGCGAAGTTCATAAGCACCGTAGCTCTTGT
Protein-coding sequences here:
- a CDS encoding energy transducer TonB, which produces MDSAKILKSDFLDILFEDRNKSYGAYELRKKYDKRVRNSILATAGLALLIVGGYLLYLNAKGDNSDMVKKPIVEDIKLEDVKLPDDPKTPPPPPPPPAPPPPVKPSVQFTPPVIKKDEEVKAEEELVKIEEIKDKAVSTKTVEGDPNGIDPGLINDSKGTGVIDAPAPPPKDEIFTFVEQPPTFPGGEEALAKYLNNNIRYPPMATENGISGTVFVSFVVDSEGTIKDVKTVGAPKGGGLEEEAIRVVKKMPKWKPGKQNGRQVSVQFNLPIRFTLQE
- a CDS encoding DUF1801 domain-containing protein — protein: MEAITFLQQYPDQVSSLATQLREVLLENLPGVTEQVDLPAKMVAYVYGEKYADMICTIIPSKKGLKLGFYKGSELHDPGHLLEGSGKISRYVVIGNQEDIYSGALKKLLGNALEAYQQRTRR
- the mnmE gene encoding tRNA uridine-5-carboxymethylaminomethyl(34) synthesis GTPase MnmE, with amino-acid sequence MIGKTGGHDDTIVAIATAPGVGAIAVIRLSGPQAIGITDKLFPAKKLAEQPGHTLHFGSLQLHGRVIDEVVVSLYRAPKSYTGEEVVEISCHGSPYIQQQILEACIAMGARLARPGEFTQRAFLNGKLDLTQAESVADLIASNTAASHQTAMQQMRGGFSKELFALREQLIKFSALIELELDFSQEDVEFADRTALYTLVDDSLNEVERLVHSFKVGNVIKNGVNTAIIGRPNAGKSTLLNTLLNENRAIVSDIAGTTRDTIEEVLNIGGILFRLIDTAGIRESTDTIESIGVAKSLEKMREAGIVVYLFDVSELSVDDLLAQVREFDREGIQFLLVGNKADTLGFEEARAKFGMVPDVIFISAKQHGHIDDLKDKLVSHVMGGAVNTENTIITNVRHYAALQEVYAALMDVKKGMDNRLPGDLLALDIRRCLFFLADIAGEVTNEDRLDFIFSKFCIGK